The Streptomyces sp. NBC_01439 genome contains the following window.
CTCGGGGTGTGGGCCAGGAGTGGACCGAGGAAGAGCAGGACGGTCAGCACGCAGGCGGCGGAGACGAGGGAGTACACCTGGCTGCGCGCGCTCGCCGAGTCGGCGAGGGCCGTGCGACTGGCGCTACTGCTGACGGGGAACCCCTGGACCATCCCGGCCCCGAGGTTGGCGGTTCCCAGCGCCAGCAGTTCCCGGTTCGCGCGCAAGGGGGTGGGGTCGTCATGGGAGGCGAAGGCCCGGGCCGTGAGGATGACGTCGGTGTATCCGACGAGCAGGACGCCGAGGGCGGGAAGCAGGAGCTGAGGAACGTCGGTGAGAGCGGGAAGGACGGGGGCGGGCAGGCCCGCGGGTACCGCGCCGATCACGGAGATGCCGTACTCGTCCTCGAGTCCGAAGGCAGCAACGGCCGCCGTCGCCAGCACGAGAACGAGCAGCGGGCCCGGCGGCAGTCGCGATACGTGCGGCAACGCGAACAGCAGAGCCAGCCCGACCGCACCGAGGATCACCGTTGGCCAGTGCACCTGGGATGCCTGCCGGAAGAACGAGAGCAGCTGCGGGAAGAACTCCGAGCCCGTAGTGGAGACGCCGGTCAGGCGGGGCACCTGGTCCACGATCATAATCAGGGCAACGCCTGCCAGATAGCCGACCAGCACGGGCCGGGACAGCAGATCCGCGAGGAAGCCCAGCCGCAACGCCCGCGTACGCCATGACCTGGGGCACGAGGTACGCGGCGACAGTGACACCTGCGAGCGCATCCCCTCGCAGCCAGCCACGCCGGTAGCCGGTAAGAAAGGGCGGCTTCCAGACGAACTCCCGTGGCGGCACGACCCCTCCTCCGTCGACAACGACAGGCTTGCGCACGAACGACGCCTTCCAGGCAACGCGGTGTCGACGCCGCGGCGTCGGATGGGCGGACGGGCGAGGTCGTCCACGCCGGAAACTCACGGCAGGGCGCGATCACCCGTGCCCGCCTGCCGTCCGTGGTCGCGCGCGAACGCATCGAGAGCCTGCCTGGGCGGGCCCTGGGTGTGCAGGAAGCGCTCGTCCAAGATGCCCGCGAGGTCTTCCAGGGCGGAACGCAACACCGTGGCGGCGAGCCGGACATCCCGGTGCCCGGCCTCCGAAGCCTCATCGGCGATGTCGAGGGCGTAGCCGATCTGGAGGGCCAGGGAGGTCCGTTCGTCGCCGTCGTGGAAGTAGTAGGACTCCGCGTACTGGAGGAAGTCGACCGCTGCCACGGACAGTGCTGTGGCCAGGCCGTCCAGCATGGCCGCCCCGGCCGGGGAGTCGATCTGTTCCTTCGAGGGGTGGGTACGGGAGAGGTGGGAGAGCCGCAACGCAAGAGCCCTGCGGCGGGCCAGAGCCGGATAGATGCCGAGGATCCAGGAGACCGTCGCGGTCAGCAAGGCGAACCCGACCAGCGCCTCCAGGGGTGCGAGGAGGCGCAGCCAGCCCTCGGCAGGTGCGACGTCGCCGAGACCGAGCGTGGAGAGCGTGACCAGCGAGACGTACGTCGCGTCCAGCAGGCCTGCATGGTCGTCGGGCTGCAACCCGCCCGCGTACACGAACGCGTCGGGCATGTGAGGCCAGTAGATCAGTGCCCACCCCGCCGCCACGGTGAGGGCCCACAGGGCGACGACAGACACCATGGCAAGCGGACCCGCCAGGCCGGCTGCCGTACGACGGGTGCCCAGGGCGAAGGACAG
Protein-coding sequences here:
- a CDS encoding potassium channel family protein, giving the protein MDWLVTATGAALVLLILRDVFHTLWHPTRHGGLSRLVMTTLWRLSFALGTRRTAAGLAGPLAMVSVVALWALTVAAGWALIYWPHMPDAFVYAGGLQPDDHAGLLDATYVSLVTLSTLGLGDVAPAEGWLRLLAPLEALVGFALLTATVSWILGIYPALARRRALALRLSHLSRTHPSKEQIDSPAGAAMLDGLATALSVAAVDFLQYAESYYFHDGDERTSLALQIGYALDIADEASEAGHRDVRLAATVLRSALEDLAGILDERFLHTQGPPRQALDAFARDHGRQAGTGDRALP